From a single Herbiconiux sp. SALV-R1 genomic region:
- the cydB gene encoding cytochrome d ubiquinol oxidase subunit II — MDLTLLWFGIVGFLFVGYFVLDGFDFGVGMSLPFLSKDDTDRRVLINTIGPVWDLNETWVIVAGASLFAAFPEWYATLFSGFYLPLLLILAALILRGVSFEYRHQRPEPAWKKRFDRMIVIGSAVPAFLWGVAFANIVRGVPLDEGHNYIGTFFDLLNPYALLGGLTTLLLFFTHGVVFVALKTDGEIRQRARALATRAGLVTVVVAAAFLVWTSLAHGTVASVALSGAAAVALVVAVLANRRGAEKLAFGLMAATIGLAVLSLFFALFPDVMPASNDPANSLTVANASSSEYTLTIMSWVALIFLPLILAYQGWTYWVFRKRVTRAHIPAEAH, encoded by the coding sequence ATGGATCTCACACTTCTCTGGTTCGGCATCGTCGGCTTCCTCTTCGTCGGCTACTTCGTGCTCGACGGCTTCGACTTCGGCGTCGGCATGTCGCTGCCCTTCCTCTCGAAAGACGACACCGACCGTCGCGTGCTCATCAACACCATCGGCCCGGTCTGGGACCTCAACGAGACCTGGGTCATCGTGGCGGGCGCGTCGCTGTTCGCCGCCTTCCCCGAGTGGTACGCCACCCTGTTCAGCGGCTTCTACCTGCCGCTGCTGCTCATCCTCGCCGCGCTCATCCTGCGCGGGGTCTCGTTCGAGTACCGGCACCAGCGCCCCGAGCCGGCCTGGAAGAAGCGGTTCGACCGGATGATCGTGATCGGCTCGGCGGTTCCGGCCTTCCTCTGGGGGGTCGCCTTCGCGAACATCGTGCGTGGTGTGCCGCTCGACGAGGGGCACAACTACATCGGCACCTTCTTCGACCTGCTGAACCCGTACGCCCTCCTCGGCGGCCTCACGACCCTGCTGCTGTTCTTCACGCACGGCGTGGTGTTCGTGGCGCTGAAGACCGACGGCGAGATCAGGCAGCGGGCGCGCGCGCTCGCCACCCGCGCCGGGCTCGTCACCGTGGTCGTGGCCGCCGCGTTCCTCGTCTGGACCTCGCTCGCGCACGGCACCGTCGCATCCGTCGCCCTCTCGGGCGCCGCCGCGGTGGCCCTCGTGGTGGCGGTGCTGGCGAACCGGCGGGGAGCCGAGAAGCTGGCTTTCGGCCTCATGGCCGCCACCATCGGCCTCGCCGTGCTGAGCCTGTTCTTCGCGCTCTTCCCAGACGTGATGCCGGCCTCGAACGACCCGGCGAACAGCCTCACCGTGGCGAACGCGTCGTCGTCGGAGTACACGCTCACGATCATGAGCTGGGTGGCGCTGATCTTCCTGCCGCTCATCCTCGCCTATCAGGGCTGGACGTACTGGGTGTTCCGCAAGCGCGTGACGCGTGCTCACATCCCCGCCGAGGCACACTAG
- the cydD gene encoding thiol reductant ABC exporter subunit CydD: MRPLDPRLLTYAASARSFFAAGALLAVVQTGAVIAFAYLVTQLVVRAIDGESLADLGGWLAALAGVVVLRFAAAWLTEVNSTRGAAVVKSQLRAKVLDAVDRLGPGWLAGRNATAVGVTAGPGLDALDTYFSRYLPQLILTVVATPAVLVVIWWQDWISGLTVSVTLPLIPVFMVLIGLATQSVQQKQWEKLSRLSTAFLDVVGGLSTLTVFGRQHRQAARIRTVTDDYRRQTMKVLRISFLSGFALELAASLAVALVAVSIGVRLIDGSLGLEVGLFVLLLAPEAFLPLRNVGAQFHAAADGVAASTEVFSLLEAAGASTRHDPPSARAERADRDGSIGAGLELRGVGVRYGEVVAFEGLDARARAGQVTAVVGESGSGKSSLLAALVGFAEHEGTIVVDGSDVGGQPAPRAWLAWAGQRAAVLPGTVLENVTLGDAEPQHPLAEAALALAGAPEIGLDTVVDSLGGGLSGGQAQRVSAARAIYRARRLDCAVVAFDEPTSALDPVHEAQFAAGLRALADEGRAVVVVTHRPDLVAAADAVITVVAGEAGVSSDAARASVAATSAADDGGTR, from the coding sequence GTGCGACCCCTCGATCCCCGCCTCCTGACCTATGCAGCGTCGGCGCGGTCGTTCTTCGCGGCGGGCGCGCTGCTGGCGGTGGTGCAGACGGGGGCGGTCATCGCCTTCGCCTACCTTGTGACGCAGCTCGTCGTGCGGGCGATCGACGGAGAGTCGCTTGCCGACCTCGGCGGGTGGCTGGCGGCGCTCGCCGGCGTGGTGGTGCTGCGCTTCGCGGCGGCCTGGCTCACCGAGGTCAACTCCACGCGGGGAGCGGCGGTGGTGAAGAGCCAGCTGCGCGCGAAGGTGCTTGACGCCGTCGACCGGCTCGGCCCCGGCTGGCTGGCCGGGCGCAACGCGACGGCGGTGGGGGTGACGGCGGGGCCCGGGCTCGACGCGCTCGACACGTACTTCTCGCGCTACCTGCCGCAGCTCATCCTCACGGTGGTCGCGACGCCGGCGGTGCTCGTCGTCATCTGGTGGCAGGACTGGATCTCGGGGCTGACCGTCTCGGTGACCCTCCCGCTCATCCCCGTGTTCATGGTGCTCATCGGGCTCGCCACCCAGTCGGTGCAGCAGAAGCAGTGGGAGAAGCTCTCCCGACTGTCGACCGCGTTCCTCGACGTGGTGGGGGGACTGTCGACGCTCACGGTGTTCGGGCGGCAGCACCGGCAGGCGGCGCGCATCCGCACCGTCACCGACGACTACCGGCGGCAGACCATGAAGGTGCTGCGCATCTCCTTCCTCAGCGGCTTCGCGCTGGAGCTGGCGGCGAGCCTCGCGGTGGCGCTGGTCGCCGTGTCGATCGGCGTGAGGCTCATCGACGGATCGCTCGGCCTCGAGGTGGGCCTCTTCGTGCTGCTGCTCGCCCCCGAGGCGTTCCTCCCCCTGCGCAACGTGGGCGCCCAGTTCCACGCGGCTGCCGACGGGGTGGCCGCCTCCACCGAGGTGTTCTCTCTGCTGGAGGCTGCGGGGGCATCGACCCGTCACGATCCGCCCTCTGCGCGGGCTGAGAGGGCGGATCGTGACGGGTCGATCGGTGCCGGCCTTGAGTTGAGGGGGGTGGGTGTGCGCTATGGGGAGGTCGTGGCTTTTGAGGGGCTGGATGCGCGGGCGCGGGCCGGGCAGGTGACCGCGGTGGTGGGGGAGAGCGGGAGCGGGAAGTCCTCGCTGCTCGCCGCTCTCGTGGGCTTCGCCGAGCACGAGGGGACGATCGTCGTCGACGGCAGCGACGTGGGCGGGCAGCCCGCACCGCGCGCGTGGCTCGCCTGGGCCGGACAGCGTGCGGCCGTGCTGCCTGGCACGGTGCTCGAGAACGTGACGCTCGGCGATGCCGAGCCGCAGCATCCGCTCGCCGAGGCCGCACTGGCGCTCGCCGGTGCGCCCGAGATCGGGCTCGACACGGTGGTCGACTCGCTCGGCGGGGGGCTGTCGGGCGGGCAGGCGCAGCGGGTGTCGGCGGCGCGGGCGATCTACCGGGCGCGGCGGCTCGACTGCGCGGTGGTCGCGTTCGACGAGCCCACCTCGGCTCTCGACCCGGTGCACGAGGCGCAGTTCGCGGCGGGGCTGCGCGCGCTGGCAGACGAGGGGCGTGCGGTGGTGGTGGTGACGCACCGGCCCGATCTCGTCGCGGCGGCGGATGCGGTGATCACGGTGGTGGCGGGTGAGGCGGGGGTGTCGTCGGATGCGGCACGAGCATCCGTCGCCGCCACCTCCGCCGCCGACGACGGGGGCACGCGATGA
- a CDS encoding amino acid ABC transporter ATP-binding/permease protein, which yields MRRAEVLRLAQPRLGRFLPGVAFGLLSALCAVGLLATAAWLITRAAEMPPILFLSMAMVGVRAFALGRAAFRYVERLFSHDAAFATMPELRVGVYERLVPVSPDGLGSTRRGDLLARLVSDVDEQQNLPLRVVQPLVVSGLTAVASVVVMSFVLPAAGLVLGVALVVVFVLGTVVNALVSGRAERAIAGLRGAYQAELADHLANLDVLTAYGAVAQGRERLAAADRELTRAVLRRSAGIGATSALVVLVAGMVTVLALVVGVPALGTGGFGGPALAVVALLPMAVFEVVAMVPLAAGAWRQVSASAERIASVVPDEVPAGIPVDGPRATRRAPSGAVRLSLRGVTARWPGGGEGASAGGGAGAGAGAGAGDRPLALAPVSFEVEPGDRILVRGGSGAGKTTLAHVLVRFLDHGGDYLLDGVDVAEYPADEVRRVVGLCEQRPYLFDDDIRQNLLFARDTATDDELEAVLERVGLGDWMRARGGLHARVGDRGALVSGGQAQRLALARALLADFPVLVLDEPTANVDPDRADALLRDLLQAAGRGDRAVVLISHTPVPGELVTKTVRLEPPAGGARAGG from the coding sequence ATGAGGCGCGCCGAGGTGCTGCGGCTCGCGCAGCCGAGGCTCGGGCGGTTCCTGCCCGGGGTGGCGTTCGGGCTGCTGTCGGCGCTGTGCGCGGTGGGGCTGCTCGCGACGGCGGCCTGGCTCATCACGCGGGCGGCGGAGATGCCGCCGATCCTCTTCCTCTCGATGGCGATGGTGGGGGTGCGGGCGTTCGCGCTGGGGCGGGCGGCGTTCCGCTACGTCGAGCGGCTGTTCAGCCACGACGCCGCCTTCGCGACGATGCCCGAGCTCCGGGTGGGCGTGTACGAGCGCCTGGTGCCGGTGTCGCCCGACGGGCTCGGCAGCACCCGGCGCGGCGACCTGCTGGCAAGGCTCGTGAGCGACGTCGACGAGCAGCAGAACCTTCCGCTGCGGGTCGTGCAGCCCCTCGTCGTGTCGGGGCTCACGGCGGTGGCGAGCGTCGTCGTCATGTCGTTCGTGCTGCCGGCCGCGGGTCTGGTGCTCGGGGTCGCGCTCGTCGTGGTGTTCGTGCTCGGCACGGTGGTGAACGCGCTCGTCTCGGGCCGGGCGGAGCGGGCGATCGCCGGCCTGCGCGGCGCGTACCAGGCCGAGCTCGCCGACCACTTGGCGAACCTCGACGTGCTCACCGCCTACGGCGCGGTGGCCCAGGGGCGTGAGCGGCTGGCTGCTGCCGACCGCGAGCTGACCCGCGCGGTGCTGCGACGCTCGGCCGGCATCGGGGCGACCTCGGCGCTCGTGGTGCTCGTCGCAGGGATGGTCACGGTGCTCGCCCTCGTGGTGGGCGTTCCCGCGCTCGGCACGGGAGGCTTCGGGGGGCCGGCGCTCGCCGTGGTCGCGCTGCTGCCGATGGCGGTGTTCGAGGTGGTGGCGATGGTGCCGCTCGCTGCGGGCGCCTGGCGGCAGGTCTCGGCGAGCGCCGAGCGCATCGCCTCGGTCGTGCCCGACGAGGTGCCGGCGGGCATCCCGGTCGACGGGCCCCGCGCCACCCGCCGTGCTCCGAGCGGGGCGGTGCGGCTGAGCCTGCGCGGGGTGACGGCGCGGTGGCCGGGTGGGGGTGAGGGCGCGAGTGCGGGTGGGGGCGCGGGCGCGGGCGCGGGCGCGGGTGCGGGTGACCGTCCGCTCGCCCTCGCGCCGGTGTCGTTCGAGGTGGAGCCGGGCGACCGCATCCTGGTGCGGGGCGGCAGCGGAGCGGGCAAGACGACGCTGGCCCACGTGCTCGTGCGCTTCCTCGACCACGGCGGCGACTACCTGCTCGACGGGGTCGACGTGGCCGAGTACCCCGCCGACGAGGTGCGGCGGGTGGTGGGTCTGTGCGAGCAGCGGCCCTACCTCTTCGACGACGACATCAGGCAGAACCTGCTGTTCGCCCGCGACACCGCTACCGACGACGAGCTCGAAGCCGTGCTCGAGCGCGTCGGACTCGGCGACTGGATGCGCGCCCGCGGCGGCCTCCACGCCCGGGTCGGCGACAGGGGCGCCCTGGTCTCCGGCGGACAGGCTCAGCGCCTCGCCCTGGCCAGGGCCCTGCTCGCCGACTTCCCCGTGCTCGTGCTCGACGAGCCGACCGCGAACGTCGACCCCGACCGGGCCGACGCGCTGCTGCGCGACCTGCTACAGGCTGCGGGCCGGGGCGACCGGGCCGTGGTGCTCATCTCGCACACGCCGGTGCCCGGCGAGCTCGTGACGAAGACCGTGCGGCTGGAGCCGCCTGCCGGGGGTGCTAGAGCGGGCGGCTGA
- a CDS encoding aminotransferase class IV: MATAPATFVWSRGALVERELQPHAELLVADSWLVEATGTVRALDAHRDRFLDSVAQTADDAATIAAATAFWGAAIGRLKAFPQARLFPRVELARVEGAAGPDSAAGLDGTGLELRLRVRLAPRPRTSSVVVTRTGDDPRRVPRIKGPDLEHLIALRGQAQEDGADEIVLLHHGLVVDGCSAALLWWRGETLVAPSGDLARVASVTARSIRLIATATGTRVVEERARPADLEGCELWAVNALHGISVVEQWIDGPALAVRPSRAATWRKRLAALSRPL; encoded by the coding sequence ATGGCGACGGCCCCGGCCACCTTCGTCTGGTCGCGCGGCGCGCTCGTGGAGCGGGAGCTGCAGCCGCACGCCGAGCTGCTCGTCGCCGACTCCTGGCTGGTGGAGGCGACGGGTACGGTGCGGGCCCTCGACGCGCACCGCGACCGCTTTCTCGACAGCGTCGCTCAGACGGCTGATGACGCCGCGACGATCGCCGCGGCGACCGCGTTCTGGGGTGCGGCGATCGGGCGGCTGAAGGCGTTCCCGCAGGCTCGGCTGTTTCCGCGGGTGGAGCTGGCGCGGGTCGAGGGCGCCGCGGGGCCCGACAGCGCCGCCGGGCTCGACGGCACCGGCCTCGAGCTCCGCCTCCGCGTGCGCCTCGCGCCCCGCCCGCGCACGAGCTCGGTCGTGGTGACCCGCACCGGAGACGACCCGCGGCGGGTACCGCGCATCAAGGGACCCGACCTCGAGCACCTCATCGCTCTGCGCGGCCAGGCGCAGGAAGACGGTGCCGACGAGATCGTGCTCTTGCACCATGGCCTCGTGGTCGACGGCTGCAGCGCGGCGCTGCTGTGGTGGCGCGGCGAGACGCTCGTGGCGCCGAGCGGCGACCTGGCCAGGGTGGCGAGTGTGACGGCGCGGAGCATCCGGCTCATCGCCACGGCGACGGGAACCCGCGTCGTGGAGGAGCGTGCGCGGCCGGCCGACCTCGAGGGCTGCGAGCTGTGGGCGGTGAACGCGCTGCACGGCATCTCGGTGGTGGAGCAGTGGATCGACGGCCCCGCGCTCGCGGTGCGCCCCTCGCGCGCGGCCACCTGGCGTAAGCGCCTGGCCGCACTCAGCCGCCCGCTCTAG
- a CDS encoding anthranilate synthase component I family protein — translation MPPTPLRRTLAVGIDPAAAFAALYGDSPRAFWLDGGRGATRGMSYLGAAETVVEARSWGELRAAWAATPAPEPSPASAPAFALGWVGWLEYELGTLDEERAHGPSTTPAGRAPARFLFVERAIALDHTTGEVTLLALPAPDAQRWLDATERTLVELSRASVTRFSAGVPAGAVAHPRHDLARYAELVEECRRVIARGEAYQLCLTNRFDVPGEFDPWRTYLRLRELSPTAHGGYLRLDDTALLSASPELFLAVSADGRVATRPVKGTRRRGTDAGDDARLSAELLASEKERAENLMIVDLMRNDLARVCELGTVRVSELLAVETHPQVHQLVSTIEGRLRAGLDVIDVLGATFPAGSMTGAPKRSAMQHLERLEGGERGIYAGAFGFLSFDGAAELAMVIRSIVLEPGGASIGTGGGITTLSVAADEVEETRLKAAALLQVLGAVLPG, via the coding sequence GTGCCGCCGACGCCCCTGCGACGAACCCTGGCCGTGGGCATCGACCCGGCCGCCGCGTTCGCCGCGCTCTACGGCGACTCGCCCCGCGCGTTCTGGCTCGACGGGGGCCGCGGGGCCACCCGTGGCATGAGCTATCTCGGCGCCGCTGAGACCGTCGTCGAGGCCCGGTCGTGGGGCGAGCTCCGCGCCGCGTGGGCGGCCACTCCCGCCCCTGAGCCCTCTCCCGCCTCCGCTCCTGCCTTCGCCCTCGGCTGGGTCGGCTGGCTCGAGTACGAACTCGGCACCCTCGACGAGGAGCGCGCGCACGGCCCTAGCACCACCCCCGCAGGTCGCGCCCCAGCCCGTTTCCTCTTCGTCGAGCGCGCGATCGCCCTCGACCACACGACCGGCGAGGTCACCCTCCTCGCCCTCCCGGCACCGGACGCGCAGCGTTGGCTCGACGCCACCGAGCGCACCCTCGTCGAGCTGAGCCGCGCATCCGTCACCCGCTTCTCGGCTGGGGTCCCCGCGGGGGCGGTCGCGCATCCGCGTCACGACCTCGCCCGGTACGCCGAGCTCGTCGAGGAGTGCCGCCGAGTCATCGCCCGGGGAGAGGCCTACCAGCTCTGCCTCACCAACCGTTTCGACGTGCCCGGCGAGTTCGACCCGTGGCGCACCTACCTGCGGCTCCGCGAGCTCAGCCCCACCGCGCACGGCGGCTACCTGCGCCTCGACGACACCGCGTTGCTCAGTGCCTCGCCCGAACTCTTCCTCGCGGTGTCGGCCGACGGCCGGGTGGCGACGCGCCCGGTGAAAGGCACGCGCCGCCGGGGCACCGACGCCGGCGACGACGCGCGGCTCTCCGCCGAGCTCCTGGCGAGCGAGAAGGAGCGGGCCGAGAACCTCATGATCGTCGACCTCATGCGCAACGACCTGGCCCGGGTGTGCGAGCTCGGCACGGTGCGGGTGAGCGAGCTGCTCGCGGTGGAGACGCATCCGCAGGTGCACCAGCTGGTGAGCACGATCGAGGGCCGGCTGCGGGCGGGGCTCGACGTCATCGACGTGCTCGGCGCGACCTTTCCGGCCGGCTCGATGACGGGCGCACCCAAGCGCAGCGCGATGCAGCACCTCGAGCGGCTCGAGGGTGGCGAGCGCGGAATCTACGCGGGTGCCTTCGGCTTCCTGTCGTTCGACGGGGCGGCGGAGCTGGCCATGGTGATCAGGAGCATCGTGCTGGAGCCGGGGGGAGCATCCATCGGCACCGGCGGTGGCATCACGACGCTCTCGGTGGCGGCCGACGAGGTCGAGGAGACGAGGCTGAAGGCGGCGGCTCTGCTGCAGGTTCTCGGGGCGGTTCTGCCGGGGTAG
- the leuS gene encoding leucine--tRNA ligase → MNESHVVTENTFDEPGQAHDEAERYDIRALQEKWLPRWEELKPFSTDLDGDKRPRKYVLDMFPYPSGDLHMGHAEAYALGDVVARYWRQQGFNVLHPIGWDSFGLPAENAAIKRGLDPREWTYDNIAQQHSSFKKYAGSFDWDRVLHTSDPEYYKWNQWLFLKMYEKGLAYRKASWVNWDPVDQTVLANEQVLPDGTSERSGAVVVKKKLTQWYFRITDYADRLLDDLKQLEGTWPAKVIAMQRNWIGRSVGADVDFEIEGRSERVTVFTTRPDTLYGATFMVVAPDSDLAQELVATGTGDDADAVRERFAKYLAEVQKSSETERQATDRPKTGIFLDRYAINPVNGERLPIWAADYVLADYGHGAVMAVPAHDQRDLDFARAFGLPVRVVVDTLAPVTGVIPVIDPDDLPELEDLDPATTGIALAGEGRLINSGPLDGLSKSNAIRKIIEILEAAGTGRPAKNYRLRDWLISRQRYWGTPIPIIHGADGSEHPVPEDQLPVLLPPTEGLNLTPKGTSPLGGASDWVNVPNPVDGTPALRDPDTMDTFVDSSWYFLRFLSPHDSEQAFDPKQVDKWAPVDQYVGGVTHAILHLLYARFITKVLFDLGYVGFTEPFSALLNQGMVLMDGSAMSKSKGNLVRLSDQLEEHGVDAVRLTMAFAGPPEDDIDWADVSPAGSAKFLARAWRLTADVTSPPSVNWREGDRALRRVTHRFLAEAPGLIEAFKFNVVVARLMELVNAARKAIDSGPGGSDPAVREAVETIALGLSLFAPYTAEDMWERLGYEPSIANYGWRGADPSLLTEDTVTAVVQVDGKVRDRLEVSPKIDGAALEAEARELASVKRSIGDREVVTVVARAPRLINFVTRPAS, encoded by the coding sequence ATGAATGAGAGTCACGTGGTCACCGAGAACACCTTCGACGAGCCCGGCCAGGCACACGACGAGGCCGAGCGCTACGACATCCGTGCCCTTCAGGAGAAGTGGCTTCCCCGCTGGGAGGAGCTGAAGCCGTTCAGCACCGACCTCGACGGCGACAAGCGCCCGCGCAAGTACGTGCTCGACATGTTCCCCTACCCCTCCGGCGACCTGCACATGGGGCACGCCGAGGCCTACGCGCTGGGTGACGTCGTGGCCCGCTACTGGCGTCAGCAGGGCTTCAACGTGCTGCACCCCATCGGCTGGGACTCGTTCGGCCTGCCCGCCGAGAACGCCGCCATCAAGCGCGGCCTCGACCCCCGCGAGTGGACCTACGACAACATCGCGCAGCAGCACTCGAGCTTCAAGAAGTACGCCGGCTCCTTCGACTGGGACCGCGTGCTGCACACCAGCGACCCCGAGTACTACAAGTGGAACCAGTGGCTGTTCCTCAAGATGTACGAGAAGGGCCTCGCCTACCGCAAGGCCAGCTGGGTCAACTGGGACCCGGTCGACCAGACCGTGCTCGCCAACGAGCAGGTGCTGCCCGACGGCACCTCCGAGCGCTCGGGCGCCGTCGTGGTGAAGAAGAAGCTCACGCAGTGGTACTTCCGCATCACCGACTACGCCGACCGCCTGCTCGACGACCTCAAGCAGCTCGAGGGCACCTGGCCCGCCAAGGTCATCGCGATGCAGCGCAACTGGATCGGCCGCTCCGTCGGCGCCGACGTCGACTTCGAGATCGAGGGGCGTTCCGAGCGTGTGACCGTGTTCACCACGCGGCCCGACACGCTCTACGGCGCGACCTTCATGGTCGTCGCCCCCGACTCCGACCTGGCCCAGGAGCTCGTCGCCACGGGAACCGGAGACGACGCGGATGCGGTGCGCGAGCGCTTTGCGAAGTACCTCGCCGAGGTGCAGAAGTCGTCGGAGACCGAGCGGCAGGCGACCGACCGCCCGAAGACGGGCATCTTCCTCGACCGCTACGCCATCAACCCGGTGAACGGGGAGCGCCTGCCCATCTGGGCTGCCGACTACGTGCTGGCCGACTACGGGCACGGTGCGGTGATGGCGGTTCCCGCGCACGACCAGCGCGACCTCGACTTCGCCCGTGCCTTCGGGCTGCCGGTGCGCGTGGTCGTCGACACCCTCGCTCCGGTCACGGGTGTGATCCCCGTGATCGACCCCGACGACCTGCCCGAGCTCGAAGACCTCGACCCGGCCACCACCGGTATCGCGCTCGCGGGCGAGGGGCGGCTCATCAACTCCGGTCCGCTCGACGGGCTGTCGAAGTCGAACGCCATCCGCAAGATCATCGAGATCCTCGAGGCGGCGGGCACCGGGCGGCCGGCCAAGAACTACCGCCTGCGCGACTGGCTCATCTCGCGGCAGCGCTACTGGGGTACGCCCATCCCGATCATCCACGGCGCCGACGGCTCCGAGCATCCGGTGCCCGAAGACCAGCTGCCCGTGCTGCTGCCGCCCACCGAGGGGCTGAACCTCACGCCCAAGGGCACGTCGCCGCTCGGCGGGGCCTCCGACTGGGTGAACGTGCCGAACCCCGTCGACGGAACGCCGGCGCTCCGCGACCCCGACACGATGGACACCTTCGTCGACAGCTCGTGGTACTTCCTGCGCTTCCTGTCGCCTCACGATTCCGAGCAGGCGTTCGACCCCAAGCAGGTCGACAAATGGGCGCCCGTCGACCAGTACGTGGGCGGTGTGACGCACGCCATCCTGCACCTGCTCTACGCGCGATTCATCACCAAGGTGCTGTTCGACCTCGGCTACGTCGGGTTCACCGAGCCCTTCAGCGCGCTGCTCAACCAGGGCATGGTGCTCATGGACGGCTCGGCCATGTCGAAGTCGAAGGGCAACCTGGTGCGGCTCTCCGACCAGCTCGAGGAGCACGGAGTGGATGCGGTGCGCCTCACCATGGCGTTCGCCGGCCCGCCCGAAGACGACATCGACTGGGCCGACGTGTCGCCGGCCGGCTCGGCGAAGTTCCTGGCGCGTGCCTGGCGGCTTACGGCCGACGTCACCTCGCCGCCTTCGGTCAACTGGCGTGAGGGCGACCGTGCGCTCCGACGGGTCACCCACCGTTTCCTCGCCGAGGCGCCCGGGCTCATCGAGGCGTTCAAGTTCAACGTGGTCGTGGCGCGTCTGATGGAGCTCGTGAACGCGGCCCGCAAGGCCATCGACTCGGGCCCCGGCGGCTCCGACCCGGCGGTTCGTGAGGCGGTCGAGACGATCGCGCTCGGGCTGTCGCTGTTCGCGCCGTACACCGCAGAAGACATGTGGGAGCGGCTCGGCTACGAGCCGTCGATCGCGAACTACGGCTGGCGCGGGGCCGACCCGTCGCTGCTCACCGAAGACACCGTCACCGCGGTGGTGCAGGTCGACGGCAAGGTGCGCGACCGGCTCGAGGTGTCGCCGAAGATCGACGGCGCCGCCCTCGAGGCGGAGGCGCGCGAGCTGGCGTCGGTGAAGCGGTCGATCGGCGACCGGGAGGTCGTGACGGTGGTGGCGCGGGCGCCGCGGCTGATCAACTTCGTGACGCGGCCGGCTTCGTAG
- a CDS encoding ComEA family DNA-binding protein, with amino-acid sequence MSVRVGVGAAIVLVVVALVASVLITALAPVGATTVVAATGGAASGAASGAASGAATAAGPVELPADEGAPTPAAIMVHLLGAVAAPGVYELASGARVVDVVALAGGFSEQAERSSVNLARVLVDGEQVRVLAVGEVAPGDGAGAGGAAAGGAAAGGGGAGAGAGGVPAGGGAGAGGVIDLNRATATDLDTLPRIGPAMAARIVAWRDENGPFTSVDDLLQVTGIGDKTLEGLRDLVRV; translated from the coding sequence GTGAGCGTGCGGGTGGGCGTCGGGGCGGCGATCGTGCTGGTGGTGGTGGCGCTGGTCGCGTCGGTGCTCATCACGGCGTTGGCGCCTGTGGGGGCGACGACGGTGGTGGCGGCGACGGGCGGTGCTGCCTCGGGCGCTGCGTCTGGCGCTGCGTCTGGCGCTGCGACGGCTGCTGGGCCGGTGGAGCTGCCCGCTGACGAGGGTGCTCCGACACCCGCTGCGATCATGGTGCACCTCCTCGGCGCCGTCGCGGCGCCCGGGGTCTATGAGCTCGCGAGCGGCGCCAGGGTGGTCGATGTCGTGGCACTGGCGGGCGGCTTCAGCGAGCAGGCAGAGCGGTCGTCGGTGAATCTCGCCCGGGTGCTCGTCGATGGTGAGCAGGTGCGGGTGCTCGCGGTGGGGGAGGTGGCGCCGGGTGACGGTGCGGGTGCGGGCGGGGCTGCGGCGGGCGGCGCTGCGGCGGGCGGGGGCGGCGCTGGGGCAGGCGCCGGCGGTGTGCCTGCCGGCGGGGGCGCCGGCGCGGGTGGGGTCATCGACTTGAACCGGGCCACCGCCACCGACCTCGACACGCTGCCCCGCATCGGGCCCGCGATGGCAGCGCGCATCGTCGCGTGGCGCGACGAGAACGGGCCGTTCACCTCGGTCGACGACCTGCTGCAGGTCACCGGCATCGGCGACAAGACCCTTGAGGGCCTCCGCGACCTGGTGCGCGTCTGA